The following DNA comes from Deltaproteobacteria bacterium.
ACGATCCGGCGCGGGCGAGGGACCATGGAGCACTCCCGGTCCGACAGGTCTGGCTTTTCGCATAGAGAAAGAGGAGATTCAAGATGCTCGTTCGGGGGCGATGCGCTTGATGACGAATTCCTGGGCAGTGGACGAGCGCCACACCCTAGGCTACATAAGCGCACGTTTTCCAAAAACAAGGTCGACCATGCCAGAAACCGCTTCCGCCCACATTTCCGTTCAACCCGATTGTCTGTCCGTGCGCCTGTCCGGCGACCTGAATCTGCGGACCATCCCGGCCGTGCTCAAGACACTGCCGCGTTCGCTGAGTCATCCCGCGCCCAAGGAAATCCGGGCCGATTTGAGCGACGTGGCCCGCATGGACGACTGCGGCGCCCTGGTGGTGGTGCATCTGGACCGTCTAGCCCGCGAGCATGGCTGCCGGCTGCGCCTGGACAATGTCCCCGAAGCTGTCCACGAATTGTTGTCCTTTCTCCACTTGGACCAGGAAACCGTCCCGACTCCGGCCAAGCGTCCGACGCCCGACATCATCACCCGCTTTGGCATGAAAACCATGAAAGTGCTGGACCAGGCCGAGGACCATGTGTCCTTCGTGGGCGAAACCACCCTTACCCTGCTCTCCCTGGTACGCCATCCTGGTCGTCTGCGCCTGGGGGACATGGTTGGCTACATGCATTCCGTGGGTGTGGACGCCCTGCCCATCGTTGGTCTGATCAGCTTCCTGCTCGGCCTGATCATGGCCTTCATGTCGGCCGTGCAGCTGCAGCAGTTCGGAGCGAACATCTACGTCGCCTCCCTGGTCGCCCTGTCCATGGTCCGGGAACTGGGACCGATCATGACCGCCATCATCGTGGCCGGTCGCTCCGGCTCGGCCTTTGCCGC
Coding sequences within:
- a CDS encoding MlaE family lipid ABC transporter permease subunit, whose protein sequence is MTNSWAVDERHTLGYISARFPKTRSTMPETASAHISVQPDCLSVRLSGDLNLRTIPAVLKTLPRSLSHPAPKEIRADLSDVARMDDCGALVVVHLDRLAREHGCRLRLDNVPEAVHELLSFLHLDQETVPTPAKRPTPDIITRFGMKTMKVLDQAEDHVSFVGETTLTLLSLVRHPGRLRLGDMVGYMHSVGVDALPIVGLISFLLGLIMAFMSAVQLQQFGANIYVASLVALSMVRELGPIMTAIIVAGRSGSAFAAEIGTMKVSEEVDALITMGFQPSMFLVAPKVIASVLVVPLLALYSNLFAIAGGLLIGVSTLDLTPNSYMQQTMNTLTIFDVNWGLFKSAIFALLIATVGCFKGYQVRGGAASVGQATTSAVVTSIFLIILVDSVLAVVLRYWRP